The following coding sequences lie in one Clarias gariepinus isolate MV-2021 ecotype Netherlands chromosome 27, CGAR_prim_01v2, whole genome shotgun sequence genomic window:
- the apobb.1 gene encoding apolipoprotein Bb, tandem duplicate 1 has product MGDTKLFVLLLVYAIVIIDAQDDEAVCLLAKRYKSFHKYEYHYEAESLNTLNGAINGPKVSCKVEIEVPGPCHFIVHTKECALSEVISVDADGNPVFGSTAGAETFKAQMEKHPLKVIVEDDIKLYPEDDELINILNIKRGVISALAVPALQDEKNKNMPTIYGMCETDYNVNTREDIATDVTLNRDLSRCDQFRPIKDYTSPLAIITDMHSPLAQLIRSKQTCRYKFDNVQKHMTSGVCTEDHLLLPFSHKGKYGVTSVSKQTLALHSVTKYNERVFDHKVANMQALYLDESVDMSPNQDKNAILAVLRELADLLHTTSGHKRAHLAYKLVAVMRKMNAETLAGALPEALEISPSLTYQALFQCGTPECSTAFMQILQTFKSSVTKIDAVVYALGMIPHPSPVLVKEMLEMAKLKPSKLIYYAISNAVRRLYKAERKVTPEIEEMADYILENIGDCTGDQEHIYLTLRVTGNMAEAVGAASPALKSAVIQCINQPAASTEVQQAAIQVFRLTPLPEEGRTVLMQVLLDRAAPVQKRIAAYLILMKDPQSAELEQLAAALPSDENLQVKSFVISHLTNILSSTSKETEEVSQKILDALQSNEVKTFMDASTISRNYKIGSLEGNMIFDKENKLPTEVMLEMTLNAFGYDIDMVEVGMEGKGLDPTVEALFGPNGFFPDTVMKTIFYASDKMPSQIKEILKTIIPALNDNKKKQGPKNIIREIGKNVDKLIKKLKTQDAPEAMIYLRLLGAELGYIKTKDLEEMANSVTSVAQNILRMFHVDFKNLFSSADNELFLHYIFMDNEFYLPTGPGLPLRVALSGIFTPGVKGGLRISPDMSEIAFMPSAGIEFVTEIGAHLPDYVHSGLEMHTNIYHESGMRAKIAMTRNQIKLSIPTPESPVKLLSVSNSMVSVAGNKTQPIPAITDHIDVSECTPLFSGVKLCNARQYSDATLNDASPYFPLSGDSKFAIELHPTADVSEYTATLNYAHEEDTDKVTFDVKAEGTTFEATSKVMFNRRENTLSAEFQIPDYDIEAGIRIGAADPSNKGKGTHSIQIDFINKNIPQASLVGLAKIEAINNVLVQVQLLVPSLEADAKVTASLKRVEEMTLELESDIKFLDTSSVQKLVLKYDDEKVEAQVKSNVSAKTQNIVSKLDAIKTDIRELLNQHIGQTKTKVCDVLASSIATTNLYLEASKIPYLENLRVPSLPEFEVPETLFLNTEADAKYHFGKHYHTISIPVPLGGKSTKDLNFPPSLTTPNLDLPQLGLNIASIKVPLPELFIPKTLTLSLPTIGKAEVAGKLSSNLYNLEANVSAGKDSDEHPKYSARVIVTGSGPVDVLSFKIEGSTLVSGTMTDTIRAEMSTAVNHKLIHASINIAEEVQLMEEISIKSTSKLEATSPFNLKLSLEHSGQVGVKPVGLFGNNNLQGSFVAGPIDGDVILKQSLAVIPFKPEAKIDSTLEINSRLLKAQNKLAASFVDGELSVVSNSAVFEDMLTHRAEVTLTKSKYAFKSDTKSLDLGLNILNTAEANFGGEDISIKLETTSSQSENHINSLFIATLNINSLVVNSNASLKIAEHTATHKASLTLDKNGLVTSGTTSVNSLLTLMNTFSGNLHTSKFSLSTKTKGECNGMAIDNTNEISATMLSLDLTSKSRVDLAQNIWYIYDISVQAEPYTATAGMTSHLKLAFDTELKNTCEIKLADLTGNAKCSTSGKLIGAHLSDNTEIEIVGLGVRINNDARFNSKLVRFSTSIQATAAPFTINLHALANGDGEVYFYGKHSSQVYTKVLLKAEPLALAHSHECRFSTTHELDNNVIFEANVDKKVDTQLSLSEQSASVTLKSKINNHVFNQELRAYNNHERIGMEVSGAVNYKESQEFSISALLQYDRNTESHVINLPLLESLPAVIENIKITSVTLIEALQDFIKRDEFIAKIQTLLQHFADSVTEFHFEEKFDKLKNSLIAYAQKLSVTPEELEAVVRKLRTIAQRAVAELSTRVSDIQELIVSGDLSDTILQKVTSLSEEYDMRSMLLAVIEAIENVIEQIDMTKLEHSGIPAYYDVEKLNAIKLHLQQYVTDLKNMVTNFDKAQFVDQMQNIIETTEMYTQHLLTKFPREEISKIANALKELISELDIVGEYKVIYSTLREFVIKYELDKRAGEFLDKLLDLVKQFKIDETIQILGSTLKSIQIPLPHMLDNTLTYLKTTDIKQMIDDLNQLLESFVKSLKSFEYNTFVDEANQKINEYTAKFNKLILSLELPQKFEATRDFINNALSSVSNFMKELGSDKISDVIKTLKDLIDTVVLNDLKKTVEKFKQDIIQMDIRKELTLALQQVSDIYSKVLAILTNALNDYLEVARKLFDQSIVAELKLISDNVLKALKTSELEIPSFTVPFTDLVLPSLKFSLQQLLETEIPVQFNIPRFTILGSYTVPEMTITFDDIKEFLVDLAEFIVNYNIEKFHSCTAIEKLTMYLPDLSAVNLPAITLPQISLPAIPKLNDKHFLNIPLQIPEIKLPKIPNTLILPAFGKFRGKISVNCPIYTVSTDFEVRNSTDSEQKHHFIALISSVGQSSSFEILNYNLDGTLRIGLPKMSRVVIADTLKFIHSALNVEHQASVTLYGRSAQGNAVTTLRVTTAAYTADIANKAFFAVEGGMTASSDTTYKHRVMIPILYLTSEAAMTQSAVILQKDGTIKLTVENSGTGTFVVSGYVLDEFTHKSKLVCSLAPEHVRFTFTGDTEGATLKIKKAINVEAVAFSHFNFSGRIETQSPFIKNSRILASGIAQLGSMKVEVEATHETELMGAVSGTLFNEVRIKVCPTEIIVDIQNKGNTKVILEEYFSTKIDLQNDYALIINSKKQHVKTAALLRISQNKFSYNFTIENNNAETGIYSAVNGETDLKFLNVPISVPEIFIPVIDLTIPAINEFNLYETCCLKYLQTIKPAVDVNAKIVYQKNRLAKIFDLGFISVPAAGNLISEMSFKSSIFTLNTNAGIYGEKDLVIRIAATSTSLFEELKAKLEGTSSLTLKRGLKLANALSLKNAYIEGTHNSTFTVNTENLDATVAVTTAAYVDLPILTTEVNHKLLVDTKVHPSAISTLTIKHKFDLPIIRTAGSGAAEHTLKIDVPLISIESTTKGMIDGTFLETGIVKGSLDNEANIYMTGEGLRSKVKTIGNVNVNHGTFKVEFDVNEDFDMESAPSRVYTVLNIISNNEVNIATFNTKGKHATKATVNLAPLSSLSADVDVDLSQPTSFGDFTFQEKTVVDVTLSKQKISYSTKMVSPVYTTNTVVEMEGDAPVFKIVFKSSSKSPVELLKYDIDSYVRTEVENEILNARAKAFLEHDAFTIDFNSVFNPSVPSHILNVDITSPTHTDVNLRYAAQIEGMNVSISSPSAGFLGFQLQGKSPSQLMSRFYGHYASAPDNEIDILSVNVIANGDRKIHFQADCNLEAPTEMMLEVYQRLTLIASTVTNFAEQSGILEAMHGLKTALVTALNEAYTISNNHTPDVSRLSVLFRNVVGQHQKAIQQILNAAVTFLRETQIKLPGMKEATVPEICKQIRSSIAEAFKDMIQTVKTLIGDKNFGYLENALIHSVNMIKQLESLDVILEKLGEVLQTCVEKTQKFIDTIQSDVLDDVAAVINALYTNTIRIVVKNLIVDVNRLLTITNLKDLVNIYMELMLIMVKEFQNTLYAFFPAYPEALVNVHNGRLKMDISLPFYK; this is encoded by the exons GCCCGAATCAAGACAAAAATGCCATTCTTGCTGTTCTGAGAGAGTTGGCTGACCTTTTGCACACCACCAGTGGACACAAGAGAGCTCACCTGGCTTACAAGCTTGTAGCTGTGATGCGCAAGATGAATGCTGAAACACTGGCTGGCGCTTTGCCAGAGGCATTGgaaatctctccttctctgacCTACCAGGCTCTGTTCCAGTGTGGGACCCCGGAGTGCAGCACTGCCTTCATGCAAATCCTCCAGACCTTCAAAAGTTCGGTCACTAAAATTGATGCTGTGGTCTATGCCCTGGGAATGATCCCCCACCCCTCTCCAGTGCTTGTCAAGGAAATGCTAGAGATGGCCAAGTTAAAGCCAAGCAAACTTATTTACTATGCTATCAGCAATGCTGTTAGAAG GCTGTATAAGGCAGAAAGAAAAGTCACACCTGAAATCGAGGAAATGGCAGATTACATTCTTGAAAATATTGGAGACTGCACAGGTGACCAGGAACACATCTATTTGACTCTAAGG GTAACTGGAAACATGGCTGAAGCTGTTGGTGCTGCAAGTCCTGCCCTGAAGTCAGCTGTGATTCAGTGCATTAACCAACCTGCTGCCTCCACCGAGGTTCAGCAAGCAGCCATCCAGGTCTTCAGGCTTACCCCCCTTCCTGAAGAG ggCAGAACAGTGCTAATGCAGGTTCTCCTGGACAGAGCAGCTCCGGTGCAGAAACGTATTGCTGCTTACCTCATCCTAATGAAGGATCCTCAGTCTGCTGAACTTGAACAGTTGGCGGCAGCTCTACCAAGTGACGAAAACCTGCAGGTCAAGAGCTTTGTGATATCTCACCTTACCAACATTCTGAGCTCTACATCAAAAGAGACCGAAGA AGTAAGCCAGAAAATTCTTGACGCACTTCAAAGCAATGAGGTTAAAACTTTCATGGATGCCTCTACAATTTCTCGTAACTACAAGATTGGATCTCTGGAGGGAAACATGATCTTtgacaaagaaaacaaactgcCTACGGAAGTAATGCTTGAAATGACACTAAATGCGTTTGGATATGACATTGACATGGttgag GTTGGTATGGAGGGTAAGGGACTTGACCCGACTGTTGAGGCTTTATTTGGTCCTAATGGATTCTTTCCTGATACTGTGATGAAGACTATTTTCTATGCTTCTGATAAGATGCCTTCCCAAATTAAGGAGATCCTCAAAACCATAATTCCAGCcttgaatgacaataaaaagaaacag GGACCAAAAAATATCATAAGAGAAATTGGAAAAAATGTTGACAAGCTAATCAAGAAGCTGAAAACCCAAGATGCACCTGAAGCCATGATCTACCTAAGGTTGCTAGGTGCTGAGCttggttatattaaaaccaaAGATTTGGAAGAAATGGCCAACTCTGTGACAAGTGTGGCTCAAAACATTTTGAGGATGTTCCATGTTGAT TTTAAGAACCTGTTCTCCAGTGCTGACAATGAGCTCTTCCTTCATTACATCTTCATGGACAATGAGTTTTACCTGCCTACTGGTCCTGGTCTTCCACTAAGGGTGGCTTTGTCTGGTATCTTCACACCTGGTGTTAAAGGAGGACTCAGAATTAGTCCAGATAtg AGTGAGATTGCCTTTATGCCATCTGCTGGTATTGAATTTGTGACTGAAATCGGTGCTCACCTTCCGGACTATGTTCACTCTGGCTTGGAGATGCATACCAACATCTATCATGAGAGTGGCATGAGAGCTAAAATTGCCATGACCCGCAATCAGATCAAGCTGAGCATCCCTACTCCTGAAAGCCCAGTTAAGCTTCTCAGTGTGAG CAACTCCATGGTGTCTGTTGCTGGTAATAAAACACAACCCATTCCTGCTATAACAGACCATATTGATGTGAGTGAATGCACACCTCTCTTCTCTGGGGTGAAATTGTGCAACGCTCGTCAGTACTCAGATGCCACGCTAAATGATGCCTCACCATACTTCCCACTTTCTGGTGACAGCAA ATTTGCTATTGAGCTGCACCCAACAGCTGATGTCTCTGAGTATACCGCCACTCTTAACTACGCACACGAGGAAGACACTGACAAAGTCACATTTGATGTAAAAGCTGAAG GAACAACCTTTGAGGCTACATCCAAAGTCATGTTCAATAGAAGGGAGAATACTCTTTCTGCTGAATTCCAAATCCCTGACTATGATATTGAAGCTGGTATTCGAATTGGGGCGGCTGACCCAAGCAATAAGGGAAAAGGCACACATTCCATCCAGATTGACTTTATCAACAAGAATATCCCTCAGGCATCTCTGGTTGGCCTGGCAAA GATTGAGGCAATTAACAACGTTCTGGTGCAGGTTCAGTTGCTTGTTCCATCTCTTGAGGCTGATGCAAAAGTGACAGCTAGTCTGAAGCGTGTAGAGGAAATGACATTGGAACTTGAAAGTGACATCAAGTTCCTTGACACATCATCTGTGCAGAAACTGGTGCTAAAATATG atgaTGAGAAAGTTGAAGCTCAGGTTAAGTCAAATGTCAGCGCTAAAACCCAGAATATCGTTTCCAAACTTGATGCCATCAAGACAGATATCAGAGAACTGTTGAATCAGCATATTGGACAGACTAAAACAAAGGTCTGTGATGTATTGGCCTCATCAATTGCG ACCACAAATTTATATCTTGAAGCTTCCAAGATCCCATATCTGGAAAACCTAAGGGTTCCTTCTCTCCCTGAGTTTGAGGTGCCTGAGACACTGTTTTTAAACAC tgAGGCAGATGCAAAGTACCACTTTGGAAAGCATTACCACACCATCAGCATCCCGGTACCTCTTGGTGGCAAGTCAACGAAGGATCTGAACTTTCCTCCTTCTCTCACCACACCAAACCTGGATTTGCCTCAGCTTGGTCTAAATATTGCTTCTATAAAAGTTCCATTGCCTGAATTGTTTATTCCTAAGACTCTAACTTTGTCTCTGCCCACCATTGGAAAGGCAGAAGTGGCCGGTAAGCTAAGCAGCAACCTCTATAACTTGGAGGCAAACGTGTCTGCTGGCAAAGATTCTGATGAACATCCAAAATATTCTGCTAGAGTTATTGTAACTGGATCTGGCCCTGTAGATGTCCTCTCCTTTAAAATTGAAG GATCGACCTTGGTTAGTGGAACAATGACTGATACCATAAGGGCAGAGATGAGCACTGCTGTCAATCACAAGCTCATTCATGCTAGTATCAACATTGCTGAAGAAGTTCAACTAATGGAGGAAATTAGTATAAAATCAACCAGCAAGCTTGAAGCCACAAGTCCGTTCAATCTAAAGCTTTCTCTGGAACATTCAGGCCAAGTTGGAGTCAAACCAGTAGGGCTATTTGGAAATAACAACCTACAAGGATCCTTTGTGGCTGGTCCTATTGATGGTGATGTCATCCTCAAACAGTCCCTCGCTGTCATTCCATTTAAGCCAGAGGCGAAAATTGATTCAACGTTAGAAATTAATTCACGTCTTTTAAAGGCTCAAAACAAACTTGCAGCAAGCTTTGTTGATGGAGAGCTATCAGTTGTATCAAACTCAGCTGTATTTGAGGATATGCTGACACACAGAGCTGAAGTTACTCTGACAAAATCGAAGTATGCTTTTAAATCAGACACTAAGTCATTGGATCTGGGGCTAAACATCCTCAACACTGCAGAAGCAAACTTTGGTGGTGAAGACATCAGCATTAAACTTGAAACAACAAGCAGTCAATCTGAAAACCATATTAACTCCCTGTTCATTGCAACTCTTAATATTAATAGTCTGGTTGTAAACAGTAATGCTTCTTTGAAGATAGCTGAACACACAGCTACTCACAAAGCCAGTCTGACCCTGGATAAAAATGGCCTGGTTACCAGTGGCACCACGTCAGTGAATAGCCTGCTTACTCTTATGAATACCTTCAGTGGTAACCTTCATACTTCAAAATTTTCACTATCCACCAAAACAAAAGGAGAATGTAATGGCATGGCTATTGACAACACCAATGAAATATCTGCCACAATGCTTTCTCTAGATTTAACTTCAAAATCTCGGGTCGACCTTGCCCAGAACATATGGTACATATATGACATCTCGGTTCAGGCAGAACCTTACACTGCAACTGCTGGCATGACAAGTCATTTAAAGCTTGCCTTTGATACAGAGCTAAAAAACACCTGTGAAATCAAACTTGCAGATCTGACTGGAAATGCTAAGTGTAGTACATCTGGAAAGCTCATTGGAGCTCATTTAAGCGACAACACTGAAATAGAGATTGTAGGACTTGGTGTAAGGATCAACAATGATGCACGCTTTAATTCCAAACTTGTTCGCTTCTCCACTTCAATTCAAGCCACTGCTGCTCCATTTACCATTAATTTGCATGCCCTTGCCAATGGGGATGGGGAGGTCTATTTTTATGGAAAACATAGTTCACAGGTGTACACCAAAGTTCTTCTAAAGGCCGAGCCACTTGCTCTTGCCCATTCTCATGAATGTAGGTTCTCAACTACACATGAGTTGGACAACAATGTAATTTTTGAGGCCAACGTTGATAAGAAGGTTGACACTCAACTGTCACTGTCTGAGCAGTCAGCATCAGTAACACTAAAGTCTAAAATAAACAACCATGTGTTCAACCAAGAACTTAGAGCTTATAACAACCATGAGAGGATTGGAATGGAAGTGTCTGGAGCAGTCAATTACAAAGAAAGCCAAGAGTTCTCTATCTCAGCTTTGCTGCAGTATGACAGGAACACAGAGAGTCATGTTATCAACTTGCCGCTTTTGGAAAGTCTACCTGCAGTCATCGAGAACATCAAAATCACATCTGTGACTCTTATTGAGGCATTGCAGGATTTTATAAAAAGAGATGAATTTATTGCCAAGATTCAGACCCTTCTACAGCACTTTGCTGATTCTGTAACTGAGTTTCATTTTGAAGAGAAATTTGACAAGCTTAAAAATAGCCTGATTGCATATGCTCAGAAGCTTTCAGTTACCCCCGAGGAACTGGAGGCTGTTGTGCGTAAACTAAGGACTATCGCACAGAGGGCTGTAGCTGAGTTAAGTACTCGTGTCAGTGACATACAGGAATTGATTGTAAGTGGTGACCTGTCTGACACAATTTTGCAGAAGGTAACTTCACTCAGTGAAGAATATGACATGAGGAGCATGCTCCTTGCTGTCATTGAAGCCATTGAAAATGTGATTGAACAGATTGATATGACTAAACTGGAACACAGCGGCATTCCTGCATACTATGATGTTGAAAAACTAAATGCCATTAAATTGCATCTGCAGCAGTATGTGACAGACCTAAAGAATATGGTCACAAATTTTGATAAGGCTCAGTTTGTGGACCAAATGCAAAACATCATTGAAACTACTGAGATGTACACACAACATCTGCTCACCAAATTTCCCCGGGAAGAAATCAGCAAGATTGCTAATGCACTAAAGGAGCTAATCTCCGAACTAGACATTGTTGGCGAGTATAAAGTTATCTACAGCACCCTCAGAGAATTTGTGATAAAATATGAGCTTGACAAGAGAGCTGGGGAATTTTTGGATAAGCTTCTGGATCTCGTCAAACAGTTCAAAATTGATGAAACAATCCAAATCCTTGGTAGCACCCTGAAATCAATTCAGATTCCCCTCCCACACATGCTTGATAATACCCTTACCTACCTGAAGACAACTGACATAAAGCAGATGATTGATGATTTGAATCAGTTACTTGAGAGTTTTGTTAAATCACTTAAGTCATTTGAATACAATACATTTGTAGATGAGGCTAATCAAAAGATTAATGAGTATACAgcaaaatttaacaaacttaTTCTATCACTTGAGCTTCCCCAGAAATTTGAGGCAACCCGAGATTTCATTAATAATGCCCTGTCATCCGTGTCTAATTTCATGAAAGAGCTAGGATCAGACAAAATTTCAGATGTCATAAAAACATTGAAAGATCTCATTGACACTGTTGTCCTTAATGACCTTAAGAAAACTGTTGAGAAGTTCAAGCAGGACATTATTCAAATGGATATTAGAAAAGAACTGACACTAGCTTTGCAGCAAGTGAGTGATATCTATAGCAAGGTTTTGGCTATActcactaatgcacttaatgACTATTTGGAGGTGGCCAGAAAACTCTTTGATCAATCAATTGTCGCTGAACTGAAGCTAATCAGTGACAATGTTTTGAAAGCCCTCAAGACATCTGAACTTGAGATACCGTCTTTCACTGTCCCATTTACTGACTTGGTTCTTCCTTCCCTGAAATTCAGTTTGCAGCAACTTCTGGAGACTGAGATCCCTGTACAGTTTAACATTCCAAGGTTTACCATTCTGGGATCTTACACTGTGCCAGAAATGACCATCACTTTTGATGATATCAAGGAATTTCTCGTAGACCTTGCTGAGTTCATTGTCAACTATAATATTGAGAAATTTCACAGTTGTACTGCCATTGAAAAACTCACAATGTACCTGCCTGACCTGTCTGCTGTCAACCTTCCAGCGATTACTTTACCTCAGATTTCCTTGCCTGCCATTCCTAAATTAAATGATAAGCATTTCCTTAACATCCCTCTTCAGATTCCTGAGATCAAGCTGCCAAAAATCCCCAATACATTGATTTTGCCTGCATTTGGAAAGTTCCGTGGCAAGATCAGTGTTAATTGCCCCATTTACACAGTTAGCACTGATTTTGAAGTGCGAAATTCCACTGACAGTGAGCAAAAGCATCACTTTATAGCACTTATTAGTTCTGTGGGGCAATCTTCCAGCTTTGAAATTTTAAACTATAATCTAGATGGCACTTTGCGCATTGGTCTACCAAAAATGAGCCGTGTGGTTATAGCTGATACTCTGAAGTTTATACATAGTGCCCTTAATGTTGAACATCAGGCCTCAGTAACATTATATGGTCGCTCTGCCCAGGGCAATGCCGTAACAACTCTGAGGGTGACTACCGCAGCCTACACAGCAGACATCGCAAACAAAGCATTCTTTGCAGTGGAAGGTGGAATGACAGCATCTTCTGATACAACCTACAAGCATCGAGTGATGATTCCCATCCTATACTTGACAAGTGAGGCTGCTATGACACAGTCAGCAGTTATTTTGCAGAAGGATGGCACCATTAAACTAACAGTTGAAAATTCAGGCACAGGCACATTTGTTGTTTCTGGATATGTTCTTGATGAATTCACCCACAAGAGTAAACTGGTCTGCTCTCTTGCACCAGAACATGTTAGATTTACCTTTACTGGAGACACAGAGGGTGCCAccctaaaaattaaaaaggcaaTAAATGTTGAGGCAGTTGCATTTAGCCATTTTAACTTCAGTGGTAGAATTGAGACTCAATCTCCATTCATTAAAAATAGTAGGATCTTGGCATCTGGAATAGCTCAGCTTGGAAGCATGAAGGTTGAAGTGGAAGCAACACATGAGACAGAACTTATGGGAGCAGTAAGTGGTACTCTATTCAATGAAGTTCGCATCAAGGTCTGTCCTACTGAAATCATCGTTGATATCCAGAACAAGGGCAATACCAAAGTGATTCTCGAAGAGTACTTTTCCACCAAAATTGATCTTCAGAATGATTATGCTTTGATTATTAACTCCAAGAAGCAGCATGTTAAGACTGCAGCACTTCTGCGAATAAGCCAGAACAAATTCAGCTATAACTTCACAATTGAAAACAATAATGCTGAGACTGGAATTTATTCTGCGGTAAATGGTGAGACTGACCTGAAGTTTCTCAATGTTCCTATTAGCGTTCCAGAAATTTTTATCCCAGTCATTGATTTAACAATCCCAGCCATCAACGAGTTCAACTTATATGAGACTTGCTGCCTTAAGTATCTGCAAACCATTAAACCAGCTGTTGATGTAAATGCCAAAATTGTCTACCAAAAGAACAGGTTGGCAAAAATCTTTGATCTTGGTTTCATTAGTGTTCCTGCTGCAGGAAACTTAATCTCTGAGATGTCTTTTAAGTCTTCTATTTTCACCCTAAATACCAATGCTGGAATATATGGAGAAAAAGATCTTGTTATCCGCATTGCTGCTACATCTACCTCTCTGTTTGAAGAACTGAAGGCTAAACTTGAGGGTACAAGCAGCCTCACCTTAAAGAGAGGACTGAAACTTGCTAATGCATTGTCTCTGAAGAATGCTTACATTGAAGGAACCCATAACAGCACTTTCACAGTGAATACAGAAAATTTGGATGCCACAGTAGCAGTGACCACGGCTGCTTACGTGGATCTGCCAATCCTTACCACTGAAGTTAACCATAAGTTGCTTGTAGATACCAAAGTTCATCCAAGTGCGATATCCACACTAACGATCAAACATAAATTTGACCTTCCAATTATCAGGACTGCTGGTAGTGGCGCTGCTGAACACACTTTGAAAATAGACGTTCCCTTAATTTCTATCGAGTCCACCACAAAAGGGATGATTGATGGGACATTTCTGGAAACTGGCATTGTGAAGGGCAGTTTGGATAATGAGGCAAACATATACATGACTGGTGAAGGACTGCGTTCCAAAGTGAAAACTATTGggaatgtaaatgttaatcatGGCACTTTTAAAGTAGAGTTTGATGTCAATGAAGACTTTGACATGGAGTCAGCACCTAGCCGTGTATACACTGTCTTGAATATAATTTCCAACAATGAAGTGAATATTGCCACCTTCAATACAAAGGGTAAACATGCCACCAAAGCCACTGTTAACTTGGCTCCACTGAGCTCCCTTTCTGCCGATGTAGATGTTGACCTGTCTCAGCCAACCTCTTTTGGTGATTTCACCTTCCAAGAGAAGACCGTTGTTGATGTGACTCTCTCCAAGCAGAAGATTTCCTATAGCACAAAAATGGTTTCTCCAGTATATACAACAAATACTGTGGTTGAGATGGAAGGTGACGCCCCAGTTTTCAAAATTGTTTTCAAGTCTTCATCCAAATCTCCAGTTGAACTCCTGAAATATGATATTGATA GCTATGTCAGGACTGAAGTGGAAAATGAAATCCTGAATGCAAGAGCTAAGGCTTTCCTTGAACATGATGCTTTCACGATAGACTTTAACAGTGTTTTTAATCCAAG TGTTCCCAGCCATATCCTCAATGTTGACATCACAAGTCCAACTCATACTGATGTAAACCTTCGCTACGCTGCTCAGATAGAGGGCATGAATGTCTCAATTTCCTCACCATCAGCTGGCTTCCTTGGTTTTCAGCTTCAGGGCAAGAGTCCATCTCAGTTGATGTCACGATTCTATGGCCATTATGCA TCTGCACCTGACAATGAAATTGACATCCTGAGTGTAAATGTTATTGCAAATGGAGATCGAAAAATACATTTCCAGGCTGACTGCAACCTGGAAGCACCCACAGAGATGATGCTGGAAGTGTACCAGAGATTGACTCTCATAGCCTCTACTGTTACCAATTTTGCAGAACAGTCTGGTATTCTTGAAGCCATGCATGGATTAAAGACAGCTCTTGTCACTGCCCTAAATGAAGCCTACACTATTTCAAACAATCACACCCCCGATGTTAGTCGGCTTTCTGTTTTATTCAGAAATGTTGTTGGTCAGCACCAGAAAGCTATTCAGCAAATACTTAATGCCGCTGTCACCTTCCTGAGGGAGACCCAAATTAAGCTGCCTGGTATGAAGGAAGCTACAGTGCCTGAGATCTGCAAGCAAATCAGAAGCAGCATTGCTGAAGCGTTTAAAGACATGATTCAAACTGTTAAAACCTTGATTGGAGACAAGAACTTTGGTTATTTGGAAAATGCCCTGATCCACAGTGTGAATATGATCAAGCAGCTGGAGAGCCTTGATGTGATTCTCGAGAAACTGGGTGAAGTCCTCCAAACGTGTGTTGAGAAAACACAGAAATTTATTGACACGATCCAATCTGATGTCCTCGATGATGTTGCTGCAGTAATCAACGCATTATACACTAATACCATTAGAATTGTTGTCAAAAACTTGATTGTAGATGTTAATAGATTGCTAACCATCACTAACTTGAAAGACTTAGTTAACATTTACATGGAATTGATGTTAATTATGGTCAAGGAGTTTCAAAATACGCTCTATGCATTTTTTCCAGCATACCCAGAAGCCCTAGTTAATGTTCACAATGGAAGGCTAAAAATGGACATTTCTTTACCTTTCTATAAatag